In Curtobacterium sp. TC1, the following proteins share a genomic window:
- the pta gene encoding phosphate acetyltransferase, producing MSTRIYITSAEGHTGKSTVALGVLETLARSVGRVGVFRPVARSVAEPDYVLELLLQHTAVGISYDDAVGVTYDDVHADPDAALGTIVNRFAQVERQCDAVVVLGSDYTDVGSPTELSFNAKVAANLGAPVLLVLGGRDAAERGARTPEGMAQVADVTTSELRAAHAQLFGVVVNRADPDALAAIVASVERAVHDDHPDVPVWAIPEDRVLVAPTVRALLQATDATLVRGDDALLDREALGTVVAGMSMENVLPRLIEGGIVVVPGDRSDVLIATLLANQSDTFPSLAGVILNGGFETAPQISRLLEGLSSSLPIAQNDLGTYDTALRITQTRGRLAADSPRKADLALALFEQHVDAESLRDRLQLTPSGVVTPLMFEHSLLDRARGYGKRIVLPEGEDDRILRAASTLLARQVCELTILGDPAAIRTRATELGLDLEAAQLVSPFDPELRERFAEEYTRLRAHKGMSIELARDTVTDVSYFGTMMVQLGLADGMVSGAKHTTAHTIRPSFEIIKTRPDTSIVSSVFLMALADRVLVYGDCAVIPDPTSEQLADIAISSAETATQFGIDPRVAMLSYSTGDSGSGADVDKVRAGTAFVRERRPDLLVEGPIQYDAAADPTVASTKMPDSPVAGKATVFIFPDLNTGNNTYKAVQRSAGAVAIGPVLQGLRKPINDLSRGALVSDIVNTVAITAIQAGTASDAA from the coding sequence GTGTCGACCCGCATCTACATCACGTCAGCAGAAGGGCACACGGGCAAGAGCACCGTCGCCCTCGGTGTCCTAGAGACCCTCGCGCGCTCCGTCGGCCGCGTCGGCGTGTTCCGCCCCGTCGCCCGCTCGGTCGCCGAGCCCGACTACGTGCTCGAGCTGTTGCTGCAGCACACCGCGGTCGGCATCTCGTACGACGACGCCGTCGGGGTCACCTACGACGACGTCCACGCCGACCCCGACGCCGCCCTCGGCACGATCGTGAACCGCTTCGCCCAGGTGGAGCGGCAGTGCGACGCCGTCGTCGTGCTCGGGTCCGACTACACCGACGTCGGCAGCCCCACCGAGCTCTCCTTCAACGCGAAGGTCGCCGCGAACCTCGGTGCCCCGGTACTCCTCGTCCTCGGTGGTCGTGACGCGGCCGAGCGCGGTGCCCGCACGCCCGAGGGCATGGCGCAGGTCGCGGACGTCACGACGAGCGAACTGCGGGCCGCGCACGCGCAGCTGTTCGGCGTCGTCGTGAACCGCGCCGACCCGGACGCGCTCGCCGCGATCGTGGCGAGCGTCGAGCGGGCCGTGCACGACGACCACCCGGACGTGCCGGTGTGGGCGATCCCCGAGGACCGCGTCCTCGTCGCCCCGACCGTCCGCGCGCTGCTGCAGGCGACCGACGCGACCCTGGTGCGCGGGGACGACGCCCTGCTCGACCGCGAGGCGCTCGGCACCGTCGTCGCCGGGATGAGCATGGAGAACGTCCTGCCCCGCCTGATCGAGGGCGGCATCGTCGTGGTCCCGGGCGACCGCAGCGACGTGCTCATCGCGACCCTGCTGGCGAACCAGTCGGACACGTTCCCGAGCCTGGCCGGCGTCATCCTCAACGGCGGGTTCGAGACCGCGCCGCAGATCTCCCGGCTGCTCGAGGGGCTGTCGAGCTCACTGCCGATCGCCCAGAACGACCTGGGCACCTACGACACCGCGCTCCGCATCACCCAGACCCGCGGGCGCCTGGCAGCGGACTCGCCGCGCAAGGCCGACCTCGCACTCGCCCTGTTCGAGCAGCACGTCGACGCCGAGTCCCTGCGCGACCGTCTGCAGCTCACGCCGTCCGGCGTCGTCACGCCGCTCATGTTCGAGCACAGCCTGCTCGACCGGGCGCGCGGCTACGGCAAGCGCATCGTGCTCCCCGAGGGCGAGGACGACCGCATCCTCCGCGCGGCCTCGACGCTGCTCGCCCGGCAGGTCTGCGAGCTGACCATCCTCGGCGACCCCGCCGCGATCCGCACCCGCGCGACCGAGCTCGGCCTCGACCTCGAGGCCGCGCAGCTCGTGTCCCCGTTCGACCCCGAGCTGCGCGAACGCTTCGCCGAGGAGTACACCCGTCTCCGGGCGCACAAGGGCATGTCGATCGAGCTCGCCCGCGACACCGTGACCGATGTGTCCTACTTCGGCACGATGATGGTGCAGCTCGGGCTCGCCGACGGCATGGTCTCCGGCGCGAAGCACACGACGGCGCACACCATCCGGCCGTCCTTCGAGATCATCAAGACCCGTCCCGACACCTCGATCGTGTCGAGCGTCTTCCTGATGGCGCTCGCCGACCGTGTCCTGGTCTACGGCGACTGCGCGGTGATCCCGGACCCGACGAGCGAGCAGCTCGCGGACATCGCGATCTCGTCCGCCGAGACCGCGACCCAGTTCGGCATCGACCCCCGCGTCGCGATGCTCAGCTACTCGACCGGCGACAGCGGCTCCGGGGCCGACGTCGACAAGGTCCGCGCCGGGACCGCCTTCGTCCGCGAACGCCGGCCGGACCTGCTCGTCGAGGGCCCGATCCAGTACGACGCCGCAGCGGACCCGACGGTCGCGAGCACGAAGATGCCGGACTCCCCGGTGGCCGGCAAGGCGACCGTGTTCATCTTCCCGGACCTGAACACCGGCAACAACACCTACAAGGCCGTGCAGCGCTCCGCCGGAGCGGTCGCGATCGGGCCGGTCCTGCAGGGACTGCGCAAGCCGATCAACGACCTCTCGCGCGGTGCTCTCGTCAGCGACATCGTGAACACCGTCGCGATCACCGCGATCCAGGCCGGCACCGCGTCCGACGCGGCCTGA
- a CDS encoding tyrosine-type recombinase/integrase gives MADTTNPRPKRPNRSGSLHQFRHTVGGREYLRWRATGYFTPPEGKPKRLVGTGTTAAAAQEKLHQRILEERVTYGLIGRDALDLPERSKKRLLSDVADEWLRDREVDPKLRRNSFKGYEAKVRNYVLPHLGSTPVRMIDHDQIRSFVWDTLPNITTAEGTPVLGQTAHRGVFGVLQLILAFAVKRQYIDYSPIAAVRAPQKAKRTKEDIRILRDLADTVPAQVVHAVGEDPPAELRWLLAFHGLRQAEVLGLTDDCIHWYGTMPTKITIQQQLDRITVQHGCGDYDAASRRWSCGKQADRCPKRNGGGHQFIRYEAKSESGDRELPLTNDLRDAVLRHYDWLRKVRAGDGFSPLSGDKMDSLVFVKSNGHPIRPQDDRAAWARVLKKTGVSHPLRVHDARHLAATIAVNEGVSPDKIARIFGWSVRHAHEMIRLYAHPTAAILQDGMDSIGARLQDRRRVTEQEMSRISDLLQAGMDADLVSFTLTDKRMRAIPDAVRADPDKRTRALKDAQVTEALVNAIITSTPGFDVI, from the coding sequence ATGGCCGACACGACAAATCCTCGACCGAAGCGCCCGAACCGGTCGGGGTCGCTCCACCAGTTCCGACACACCGTGGGCGGACGTGAGTACCTGCGTTGGCGGGCGACCGGTTACTTCACACCTCCAGAAGGGAAGCCGAAACGTCTCGTCGGCACCGGTACAACTGCCGCAGCCGCACAGGAGAAGCTGCACCAACGCATCCTCGAGGAACGCGTCACCTACGGGCTAATCGGTCGCGATGCGCTGGACCTCCCTGAACGCTCGAAGAAGCGTCTCCTCTCCGACGTGGCCGACGAATGGCTGAGGGATCGAGAGGTTGACCCGAAGCTGCGACGCAACTCCTTCAAGGGCTACGAGGCGAAGGTGCGCAACTACGTGCTTCCCCATCTCGGAAGCACACCTGTCCGCATGATCGACCACGACCAGATTCGTTCGTTCGTATGGGACACGCTTCCGAACATCACGACTGCCGAGGGGACTCCGGTACTCGGACAGACCGCTCACAGAGGCGTGTTCGGTGTGCTCCAACTGATCCTCGCGTTTGCGGTGAAGCGGCAGTACATCGACTACAGCCCCATCGCGGCAGTGCGCGCGCCCCAGAAGGCGAAGCGAACCAAGGAAGACATTCGTATCCTGCGCGACCTTGCCGACACCGTTCCAGCGCAGGTCGTGCACGCCGTAGGTGAGGACCCTCCGGCAGAGTTGCGGTGGTTGCTCGCATTTCACGGTCTGCGTCAGGCAGAGGTGTTGGGTCTCACGGATGACTGCATCCACTGGTACGGCACGATGCCCACCAAGATCACCATTCAGCAACAGCTGGATCGCATCACCGTTCAGCACGGATGTGGGGACTACGACGCCGCTAGCCGCCGATGGTCCTGTGGGAAGCAAGCGGATCGATGCCCGAAGCGAAACGGGGGTGGTCACCAGTTCATCCGGTACGAAGCAAAGAGCGAGTCCGGTGACCGCGAGCTCCCGTTGACGAACGATCTTCGTGACGCGGTGCTTCGACACTACGACTGGCTTCGCAAGGTCCGAGCAGGTGACGGGTTTAGTCCTCTCAGCGGGGACAAGATGGATAGCCTCGTGTTCGTGAAGTCCAACGGGCATCCAATACGGCCGCAGGATGATCGTGCAGCGTGGGCGAGGGTTTTAAAGAAGACAGGGGTTAGCCATCCCCTTCGAGTGCACGATGCTCGACACCTTGCCGCGACCATCGCTGTGAACGAAGGGGTATCCCCGGACAAGATCGCTCGCATCTTCGGGTGGAGTGTTCGTCATGCTCACGAGATGATCAGGCTGTACGCGCACCCCACCGCAGCCATCCTTCAAGACGGCATGGACAGCATCGGTGCTCGCCTGCAGGATCGCCGCCGTGTCACTGAGCAGGAGATGAGCAGGATCAGTGACCTGCTGCAGGCCGGCATGGACGCGGACCTCGTCTCGTTTACGCTCACCGATAAGAGGATGCGGGCGATCCCCGACGCAGTGCGAGCAGATCCTGACAAGCGGACGCGAGCACTCAAGGATGCTCAAGTGACGGAAGCCTTGGTGAACGCGATCATTACGTCCACACCCGGTTTCGATGTGATCTAG
- a CDS encoding AAA family ATPase, whose product MKLSEARVRMFRNVIDSGTIRFQDDVTALVGKNESGKTALLMALHRLNPANGSAEFSLQKDYPRWRLTRDRKSGEAEDVEPIRATFTLDDEDVAEAEALYGVGVLPERIFTYYKTYSNKAWRVLDVSERAALDHIFGFLGTPTDLRAKIDAPSLKEARGLAEALAEELEDSEGEAAAATKGLCDEFVEKIDETIPKDTTLRALVGNLLGKRLPKFFYFSDYQTLPSRIDLQSIGSEEETPGASANQTARALIRLAGADTANVQAEDFDERKSELEAASNELTRQVFEYWTQNSNLSVEIDADKKVVGNSYNQSTVVRFLEVRVKDSRHGFTGSFDQRSKGFQWFFSFFAAFSEFEDRGNEVIVLLDEPAMSLHGKAQADFLRFINERLGARSQVVYTTHSPFMVEPNRVERVRIVEDKGPDSGSVVTEDVHTVGGDATFPLQAALGYDIAQNLLIGPDNLLLEGGSDDTYLRIMSDHLRSLGREGLDPRWRIVSTHGATNMPAFVSLFAELDVTLLIDGTSKSTGKLDTLVRAKALPQKRVISTNDFAAMEPSDIEDLFTPGEYLKLYNPAFGSNLKVSDLNGTDRIIARIGRANGETFKEHGKPAEYLMRSADREKFLGALSEGTIDRWASLFEAINKTLSA is encoded by the coding sequence GTGAAGCTCAGCGAGGCGCGCGTCCGTATGTTCCGCAATGTGATCGACAGCGGAACCATCCGCTTTCAAGACGATGTCACCGCCCTCGTCGGCAAGAACGAATCCGGCAAGACAGCACTGCTGATGGCCCTCCATCGTCTCAACCCTGCTAACGGCAGCGCAGAGTTCTCCTTGCAGAAGGACTACCCCCGCTGGCGGCTCACGCGCGACCGCAAGAGCGGCGAGGCCGAGGATGTGGAACCGATCCGCGCCACTTTCACGCTTGACGACGAGGACGTTGCCGAGGCCGAAGCTCTCTACGGCGTCGGAGTTCTGCCAGAGCGGATCTTCACGTACTACAAGACCTACAGCAACAAGGCCTGGCGCGTACTCGACGTGAGCGAGCGGGCCGCGCTCGATCACATCTTCGGGTTCCTTGGCACCCCAACAGACCTCCGCGCCAAGATCGACGCGCCTTCTCTGAAGGAAGCGCGGGGCCTCGCTGAAGCACTTGCCGAAGAGCTTGAGGACTCGGAAGGCGAGGCAGCCGCGGCCACGAAGGGTCTTTGCGATGAGTTCGTCGAGAAGATCGACGAGACCATCCCGAAGGACACAACACTGCGAGCGCTGGTGGGCAATCTGCTCGGGAAGCGACTCCCCAAGTTCTTCTACTTCAGCGACTACCAGACCCTTCCCTCGCGAATCGACCTTCAGTCCATCGGGTCGGAAGAGGAAACGCCCGGAGCCTCCGCCAATCAGACCGCGCGCGCTTTGATCCGGCTCGCCGGCGCAGACACGGCGAACGTTCAGGCAGAGGACTTTGACGAGCGCAAGAGCGAGTTGGAGGCCGCGAGCAACGAGCTGACGCGGCAGGTATTCGAGTACTGGACCCAGAACTCGAACCTGTCAGTGGAGATCGATGCGGACAAGAAGGTCGTCGGCAACAGCTACAACCAGTCGACCGTCGTTCGCTTCCTCGAGGTGCGTGTGAAGGATAGCCGCCACGGGTTCACGGGGAGCTTCGACCAGCGTTCCAAGGGGTTCCAGTGGTTCTTCTCGTTCTTCGCTGCGTTCTCGGAGTTCGAAGACCGCGGCAACGAAGTGATCGTCCTCCTGGATGAGCCAGCCATGTCCCTGCACGGCAAGGCTCAGGCCGACTTCCTGCGGTTCATCAACGAACGGCTTGGAGCACGGTCGCAGGTCGTCTACACGACCCACTCTCCCTTCATGGTGGAGCCGAACCGCGTAGAGCGAGTACGGATCGTGGAGGACAAGGGACCCGACTCCGGTTCCGTTGTGACCGAGGATGTACACACGGTCGGTGGAGACGCGACGTTCCCCCTGCAGGCGGCTCTCGGGTACGACATAGCTCAGAACCTCTTGATCGGTCCTGACAACCTCTTGCTCGAAGGGGGCAGCGACGACACGTACCTGCGGATCATGTCCGACCACCTCCGGTCCCTCGGTCGCGAGGGTCTGGACCCGCGCTGGCGCATCGTCAGCACGCACGGCGCGACGAACATGCCTGCTTTCGTCTCGCTGTTCGCAGAACTCGACGTGACCCTCCTCATCGACGGGACTTCGAAGTCCACCGGCAAGCTCGACACCCTCGTTCGCGCGAAGGCCCTGCCGCAGAAGCGGGTGATCAGCACCAACGACTTCGCGGCGATGGAGCCGAGCGACATCGAGGACCTGTTCACGCCCGGGGAGTACCTGAAGCTCTACAACCCAGCATTCGGTTCAAACCTCAAGGTGAGCGACCTCAACGGGACCGACCGCATCATCGCCCGCATCGGCCGGGCCAACGGCGAGACGTTCAAGGAGCACGGGAAGCCCGCCGAGTACCTGATGCGATCCGCTGACCGGGAGAAGTTCCTAGGTGCACTCAGCGAGGGCACGATCGACCGGTGGGCAAGCCTATTCGAGGCGATCAACAAGACCCTTTCGGCATAA
- a CDS encoding recombinase family protein, with product MKTVRFGYIRLSRDDRPSHSIANQKKALLAYDPSMRLFVDEGVSGESNLTDPKSAWRSELLPALLETPTAEVVLYSFDRLGRKKGKVISAVEDIIDGGGTLYIVRENKTFDDVEEASQSVELIFTAYANENYRVDVEKKTARALGELHKIGVKLGRRPSLSEKDAAKIKELRRRGLGATAIGRVVQTTRVGGRMFDTAPREVRRVLNGTYVTREVWERRNQAARLNLLNSLDK from the coding sequence ATGAAAACCGTACGATTCGGATACATTCGACTGTCCCGCGATGACAGGCCATCACACAGCATCGCGAACCAAAAGAAGGCACTTCTCGCCTACGACCCGTCCATGCGACTGTTCGTGGATGAAGGGGTTAGCGGAGAATCGAATCTCACTGACCCGAAATCAGCGTGGCGCTCAGAACTTCTTCCAGCTCTGCTCGAAACACCGACGGCAGAGGTCGTTCTCTACAGCTTCGACCGTCTGGGGAGAAAGAAGGGAAAAGTGATTTCAGCCGTCGAGGACATAATCGACGGAGGCGGAACGCTATACATCGTTCGGGAGAATAAAACCTTCGATGATGTGGAGGAGGCCTCGCAATCAGTGGAGTTGATTTTTACCGCATACGCCAACGAGAACTACCGAGTTGATGTTGAAAAGAAGACGGCTCGTGCGCTCGGGGAGCTTCACAAGATCGGTGTGAAGCTCGGGCGTCGTCCTTCTTTGTCCGAGAAGGATGCCGCGAAGATCAAGGAGCTTCGTCGCCGCGGCCTTGGAGCTACGGCCATTGGACGAGTCGTTCAGACGACTCGCGTTGGCGGGCGGATGTTTGATACCGCCCCGCGAGAGGTTCGTCGGGTGTTGAACGGCACTTACGTGACGAGGGAAGTCTGGGAGCGCCGCAATCAAGCGGCACGCCTCAACCTACTCAACTCTTTAGACAAGTGA
- a CDS encoding signal peptidase I — protein sequence MTIIKRTLTLIYAAAILSFALAFTVGGYSVGHIMSGSMDPTIKTGDWIIQHKASAEDMKLGNIVTYTGHEKAMGHEFITHRIIGVVGDKAFTKGDANPVADPELITDEDLFAVVVWHFSLPFGN from the coding sequence ATGACCATCATCAAGCGGACACTCACGCTGATTTACGCCGCAGCGATCCTCTCATTCGCCCTCGCGTTCACCGTCGGCGGGTACTCGGTTGGGCACATCATGAGCGGATCGATGGACCCGACAATCAAAACCGGTGACTGGATCATCCAGCACAAGGCGTCCGCCGAAGACATGAAGCTCGGAAACATCGTCACGTACACGGGCCACGAAAAGGCAATGGGCCACGAGTTCATCACCCATCGGATTATCGGTGTCGTTGGGGATAAAGCCTTCACGAAAGGTGACGCAAACCCTGTGGCTGATCCCGAACTGATCACTGATGAAGACCTATTCGCTGTCGTCGTGTGGCACTTCTCGCTGCCGTTCGGCAACTAG
- a CDS encoding prepilin-type N-terminal cleavage/methylation domain-containing protein produces MHIRPRKVLEDGFTLIELVIVVVVIGILTAIAIPSYGAIQRTATLNALASANQQAYTARMATLAANGDDVGKAKMDDHGNIEDGEVRTMTWGMSYGDYRADIGDPQPEWDGVTDPIEPEGWNKEAPILCSYSEVKRDGEGFGQNKVGRIGGDPICARAYGGDSGGWDIGYGAGIDPATLPEEPSEDQPDV; encoded by the coding sequence ATGCACATCAGACCCAGAAAGGTCCTCGAAGACGGCTTCACTCTCATCGAGCTAGTCATCGTCGTAGTCGTCATCGGCATCCTCACCGCCATCGCAATCCCCTCCTACGGCGCGATCCAGCGCACCGCCACCCTCAACGCGCTTGCCTCCGCGAATCAGCAGGCATACACCGCTCGAATGGCGACCCTGGCGGCCAACGGTGACGATGTTGGTAAAGCGAAGATGGACGACCACGGCAACATCGAGGACGGTGAGGTTCGTACGATGACGTGGGGTATGTCTTATGGCGACTACAGAGCAGACATCGGTGACCCACAACCCGAATGGGACGGAGTCACAGACCCGATCGAGCCGGAGGGATGGAACAAAGAAGCCCCTATTCTATGCTCGTACTCCGAAGTGAAGCGTGACGGCGAAGGCTTCGGGCAGAACAAGGTGGGCCGCATTGGTGGAGACCCCATTTGCGCACGCGCCTATGGGGGCGATAGCGGAGGCTGGGACATTGGGTATGGAGCTGGAATCGACCCTGCCACACTCCCAGAGGAACCGTCGGAAGATCAGCCCGATGTTTGA
- a CDS encoding prepilin-type N-terminal cleavage/methylation domain-containing protein, producing MFERIRRDRDDGFTLIELVIVLGVVGILTAIAIPSYTAIQDQALRSVAKQRATASLSQLRQKAELAGGDGSYVSSDDRYLYLPDYDSNGKTLHSYAVTFNVYGLATYNKWVPCAGTTTYNADKSVRETVVVGDPICKQLWKTDTWAGTVS from the coding sequence ATGTTTGAGCGCATTAGACGTGATCGAGACGACGGCTTCACACTGATCGAGCTAGTGATCGTCCTGGGCGTCGTCGGCATCCTCACAGCCATCGCGATTCCGTCCTACACAGCGATTCAGGATCAAGCTTTGCGATCGGTCGCTAAGCAACGCGCGACAGCATCCCTCTCGCAACTTCGTCAGAAGGCAGAGCTTGCTGGCGGAGACGGGTCGTACGTCAGCTCGGACGATCGGTACCTGTACCTGCCGGACTACGACAGCAACGGGAAGACCCTGCACTCCTACGCTGTGACGTTCAACGTCTACGGCCTCGCGACCTACAACAAGTGGGTGCCATGCGCGGGGACCACGACCTACAACGCCGACAAGTCGGTGCGGGAGACTGTCGTCGTCGGTGACCCAATCTGCAAGCAACTGTGGAAGACGGACACCTGGGCTGGGACTGTGTCATGA
- a CDS encoding ParB N-terminal domain-containing protein, with product MGDVIDVVEYAEAAPRGLVPYFAGKQRGRHERRVSDTLHVSGVVAPVIVDQDNRIIDGEARVRAAVRAEWASVPTVRVRATETQARLLRFLLNKAAEFQRWDFAQVDDFLAAPQNAFNYLASLEPLGFFGERVIPESFMADSMRAYTLDGTPGQARYRQEPAYAEWAERRREAGVLQARARAKRVRQRLSSMRLDGAVPLNAIRDGGGYKRPQWEKRTALKRAVAITGFVAPLILDQDLTVIDGMTRLEVIRELHAEGWWPRGSVPALIVKRSAEQSSYLRMVLNRTSEFQAWDWAALYSFADTHPQLRPVYEPYGLYTAAVLPDIAWTETALPLPERTAAPTFDSTKQSLGEWARVQRARAAAKDEEAGVSPVKPGPRELYATLVDLSWEPDELLPIHDAPKVMQNFIDQLDVELGGYTAKQDAQADTRDTAALAARGELPLPLRWQS from the coding sequence ATGGGCGATGTCATCGACGTGGTGGAGTACGCAGAGGCAGCACCGCGCGGGTTGGTGCCCTACTTTGCTGGAAAGCAACGAGGCAGGCACGAGCGGCGAGTTAGTGACACGCTGCACGTATCCGGTGTCGTTGCTCCGGTGATCGTTGATCAGGACAACCGCATCATCGACGGCGAGGCGAGAGTACGAGCCGCAGTTCGTGCTGAGTGGGCGTCCGTACCTACCGTGCGTGTGCGAGCCACCGAGACGCAAGCACGACTCTTACGCTTCCTCTTGAACAAAGCAGCGGAGTTCCAGCGTTGGGACTTCGCGCAGGTTGATGACTTCTTGGCAGCGCCGCAAAACGCCTTCAACTACCTCGCATCGCTCGAACCACTTGGCTTCTTCGGTGAGCGGGTTATTCCAGAAAGCTTCATGGCCGACTCGATGCGCGCGTACACGCTCGACGGCACTCCGGGACAGGCGCGTTACCGGCAGGAGCCTGCCTACGCGGAGTGGGCTGAGCGGAGGCGCGAAGCAGGAGTGTTGCAGGCGCGCGCAAGAGCGAAGAGGGTGAGGCAACGGCTGTCATCGATGCGTCTCGATGGGGCCGTGCCGCTCAACGCGATCCGCGATGGTGGCGGCTACAAGCGACCGCAGTGGGAGAAAAGGACCGCACTTAAGCGGGCCGTTGCCATCACCGGTTTCGTCGCACCGCTGATCCTTGATCAAGACCTGACGGTGATCGACGGAATGACTCGCCTCGAGGTGATCCGGGAGCTTCACGCGGAAGGTTGGTGGCCGCGGGGTAGTGTGCCTGCGCTGATCGTGAAGCGAAGCGCGGAACAGTCGAGCTATCTGCGTATGGTCCTAAATCGCACGAGCGAATTTCAAGCGTGGGATTGGGCTGCGCTGTACAGCTTCGCGGACACTCACCCACAACTGCGGCCGGTCTATGAGCCGTACGGGCTTTACACGGCCGCCGTGCTGCCGGACATCGCCTGGACGGAGACGGCGCTGCCTCTTCCAGAAAGAACTGCGGCACCCACGTTTGACTCAACGAAGCAGAGCCTCGGGGAGTGGGCGAGGGTGCAGCGAGCGCGAGCAGCCGCCAAGGATGAAGAAGCCGGTGTGTCACCAGTGAAGCCGGGGCCGCGCGAGTTGTACGCAACACTTGTTGACCTGTCCTGGGAGCCTGACGAGCTGCTGCCGATCCACGACGCTCCGAAGGTGATGCAAAACTTCATCGATCAGCTCGACGTCGAGCTCGGCGGGTACACCGCGAAGCAGGACGCACAAGCAGATACACGAGACACGGCGGCTCTCGCGGCACGTGGTGAGCTACCCCTTCCGCTGCGCTGGCAGTCGTAA